From uncultured Fusobacterium sp., one genomic window encodes:
- a CDS encoding helix-turn-helix domain-containing protein has translation MDIKIKFGCHLKKLRKQKNLTQEKLSELANIDRSYISDIERGVKNVSIEKLYQLANALEISMKDLLNFE, from the coding sequence ATGGATATTAAAATTAAATTTGGATGTCATTTAAAAAAACTAAGAAAACAAAAAAATTTAACACAAGAAAAACTTTCTGAATTGGCAAATATAGATAGAAGCTATATTAGTGATATAGAAAGGGGAGTAAAAAATGTATCTATTGAAAAATTATATCAACTTGCCAATGCTTTAGAAATATCAATGAAAGATTTATTAAATTTTGAATAA
- a CDS encoding DNA cytosine methyltransferase, with protein MNFIDLFSGIGGFRIALESYGLNCVFSSEKDKYASQTYAENFGELPSGDITKINVKDIPRHDIICAGFPCQPFSISGSQKGFEDSRGTLFYEIARIASYHKPKILFLENVANLKKHNDGKTIKHMVSILEELNYNVFYDVLNASDYGVPQSRKRVYFVAFRKDLKIESFKFPDPLKKDIVLEDVLLNDNLVEKYIIKRPDIKITKLDIEKRVNKPVRIGTINKGGQGDRIYSVKGHAITLSAEGGGAGSKTGAYLVNGKVRKLSPEECKLVQGFPKEYKIVVSDNQAWKQFGNSVAVPVLKEIISTILNLKEFK; from the coding sequence ATGAATTTTATAGATTTATTTTCAGGAATTGGTGGATTTAGAATAGCTTTAGAATCATATGGACTTAACTGTGTTTTTTCTTCAGAAAAAGATAAATATGCAAGTCAAACATACGCAGAAAATTTTGGAGAACTTCCTTCAGGGGATATAACTAAAATTAATGTAAAAGATATTCCTAGGCATGATATAATTTGTGCTGGATTTCCATGTCAACCATTTAGTATTAGTGGTTCTCAAAAAGGATTTGAAGATTCTAGAGGAACATTGTTTTATGAAATTGCTCGAATAGCTTCTTATCATAAGCCTAAAATTTTATTTTTAGAAAATGTAGCAAATTTAAAAAAACATAATGATGGAAAGACAATAAAACATATGGTTTCTATTTTAGAGGAATTAAATTATAATGTTTTTTATGATGTGTTAAATGCTAGCGATTATGGAGTTCCACAATCTAGAAAAAGAGTATATTTTGTTGCATTTAGAAAAGATCTAAAAATAGAGAGCTTCAAATTTCCTGATCCATTAAAAAAAGATATTGTATTAGAAGATGTGCTTTTAAATGATAATTTAGTAGAAAAATATATTATAAAAAGACCTGATATAAAGATAACAAAATTAGATATAGAGAAACGAGTCAATAAACCAGTAAGAATAGGGACTATAAATAAAGGAGGACAAGGGGATAGAATTTATAGTGTTAAAGGACATGCTATAACTCTTTCAGCTGAAGGAGGGGGAGCAGGATCAAAAACAGGAGCATATTTAGTTAATGGAAAAGTAAGAAAGTTATCTCCAGAAGAATGTAAATTAGTTCAAGGATTTCCAAAAGAATATAAAATTGTTGTTTCAGATAATCAAGCTTGGAAACAATTTGGTAATTCTGTTGCAGTTCCGGTATTAAAGGAAATCATATCAACAATTTTAAATTTAAAAGAATTTAAGTAA